Proteins found in one Nocardia brasiliensis ATCC 700358 genomic segment:
- a CDS encoding peptidylprolyl isomerase, producing the protein MTKVNLQTNFGPIVLELDDEKAPTTVQNFVSYVKAGHYDGTVFHRVIPGFMIQGGGFEPGMRQKPTQAPIQNEANNGLKNNKYTVAMARTNDPHSATAQFFINASDNDFLNHKAPNPQGWGYTVFGAVVEGQDVVDKIEGVATGNNAGHQDVPKDDVVIESASIA; encoded by the coding sequence ATGACCAAGGTGAATCTTCAGACCAACTTCGGCCCGATCGTCCTGGAACTCGACGACGAGAAGGCGCCGACCACGGTGCAGAACTTCGTGAGCTATGTGAAGGCCGGCCATTACGACGGCACCGTCTTCCACCGCGTCATCCCGGGCTTCATGATCCAGGGTGGCGGCTTCGAGCCGGGCATGCGGCAGAAGCCGACGCAGGCGCCCATTCAGAACGAGGCGAACAACGGACTGAAGAACAACAAGTACACCGTGGCAATGGCGCGGACCAACGATCCGCACTCGGCCACCGCGCAGTTCTTCATCAACGCGAGCGACAACGACTTCCTCAACCACAAGGCGCCGAACCCGCAGGGCTGGGGCTACACCGTGTTCGGCGCGGTGGTCGAGGGCCAGGACGTGGTCGACAAGATCGAGGGCGTGGCCACCGGCAACAACGCCGGGCACCAGGACGTGCCGAAGGACGACGTCGTGATCGAGTCCGCCAGCATCGCCTGA
- a CDS encoding arabinosyltransferase domain-containing protein yields MPDAATAVLTKPPAAPAASPADFRTARIIALIAGLLGALFAIATPFLPVTQTTAVLNWPQTSTLGNVQAPLMSQVPIDLKATIPCSTVAQLPERGGMLLATAPPQGDRAALEALFIRVSETSVDVIDRNAVVVSAPRADMEQCSSLVLTSDHDRTRAVFEGLTTTVTKPVAGGAEEQVQVPVEGSLNGDLRPQVVGVFSDLKGAAPAGLGFTMTVDTRFSTSPTLIKLIAMIAAVLCTLVALAALARLDGSDGRGHRRFLPSNWLKPTWADGAVVGTLLVWHFVGANTSDDGYILSMVRVAPHAGYMANYFRWYGVPEAPFGWYYYVIQLFAEFSTASAWVRVPALLCAILCWLVISREVVPRLGRGVRNSKVALWTGGLVFLAFWLPFDNGLRSEPIVALGALLTWVSIERAIATGRLLPAGVAVLVAAFTLAAAPTGLMCVAALLAGIRPLIWIVVRKRRQFAEQGGKWWATLPLLAPIAAAGVLVLIVVYSDQTFAGIQEANRVRQVTGPNLAWYEDYLRYYYLFVETVDGSLSRRFAFLVMLLCLFTTMLVLLRRRRVPGIASAPTWRLMGVVFGTIFFMMFNPTKWTHHFGAYAGIAGSLAAVTAVAVSASALRARKNRAIFLAGLLFVLALAFSGINGYWYVSSFGVPWFDKRISLHGYQSNTLMLGLFGLALALVAWHSLREGYAKPEASPRSARGKRIRKFAAIPLTVVAALMVALEVLSLVKGAVSQYPAYSLARSNLDALGGNSCGLANDVLVEADPNGGRLQPLPDPALADASDPLAGVDPVGFDPNGVPNDLSADSVEVKPGTGNTSTQSVGAAFAEGQSAGTGGGQGARGVNGSTVALPFGLDPATTPILGSYQNGVQQPAHLTSSWYGLSPRSADSPLVVISAAGRILSVDDTGDTRYGQSLTVDYGRKLPDGSVEKLGTYLPRDIGPFPSWRNLRVPLAEIAPEADAVRIVANDPILIGDQWLAFTPPRMPKLQSLNTFIGSEQPVLEDWAVGLQFPCQRPFNHKNGVAEVPGYRILPDRPLAISSTNTWQAEEFGGILGFSQMLAKSVTVPTYLKDNYARDWGSLERYDQYDRSATPAKLDTGTATRSGFWTPGNLRVF; encoded by the coding sequence GTGCCCGACGCCGCTACCGCTGTTCTGACGAAACCGCCCGCCGCTCCGGCGGCCTCTCCGGCCGATTTCCGGACCGCGCGAATAATCGCGCTGATCGCCGGTCTGCTCGGCGCGCTGTTCGCCATTGCGACCCCTTTCCTGCCGGTCACGCAGACCACGGCGGTGTTGAACTGGCCGCAGACCTCGACGCTCGGCAACGTGCAGGCCCCCTTGATGTCTCAGGTCCCGATCGACCTGAAGGCCACGATTCCGTGCAGCACGGTCGCGCAGCTGCCCGAACGCGGCGGCATGCTGCTGGCCACCGCGCCACCGCAGGGTGACCGGGCCGCGCTGGAGGCCCTGTTCATCCGGGTGTCGGAGACCTCGGTCGACGTGATCGATCGCAATGCGGTGGTGGTGTCGGCGCCGCGGGCGGATATGGAACAGTGCTCGTCGCTGGTGCTCACCTCCGATCACGATCGCACGCGCGCGGTGTTCGAGGGACTGACCACCACGGTCACCAAGCCGGTCGCGGGCGGGGCCGAGGAGCAGGTGCAGGTGCCGGTCGAGGGTTCGCTCAACGGCGACCTGCGGCCGCAGGTGGTCGGCGTCTTCTCCGACCTCAAGGGCGCCGCGCCCGCCGGTCTCGGCTTCACGATGACGGTGGACACCCGGTTCTCCACCAGCCCGACCCTGATCAAGCTGATCGCGATGATCGCGGCGGTGCTGTGCACGCTGGTCGCGCTCGCGGCGCTGGCCCGGCTCGACGGCAGTGACGGGCGCGGGCACCGCCGCTTCCTGCCGTCGAACTGGCTGAAGCCCACCTGGGCCGACGGTGCGGTCGTCGGCACGCTGCTGGTGTGGCATTTCGTCGGTGCCAACACCTCCGACGACGGCTACATCCTGAGCATGGTGCGGGTCGCCCCGCACGCCGGCTACATGGCCAACTACTTCCGCTGGTACGGCGTCCCGGAGGCGCCGTTCGGCTGGTACTACTACGTGATCCAGCTCTTCGCGGAGTTCTCCACCGCCAGCGCCTGGGTGCGGGTGCCCGCACTGCTCTGCGCCATCCTCTGCTGGCTGGTGATCAGCCGCGAGGTGGTGCCCCGCCTCGGGCGCGGCGTGCGCAACAGCAAGGTGGCGTTGTGGACCGGCGGCCTGGTGTTCCTGGCGTTCTGGCTGCCGTTCGACAACGGCCTGCGGTCCGAGCCGATCGTCGCGCTCGGCGCGCTGCTCACCTGGGTGTCGATCGAGCGAGCCATCGCGACCGGCAGGCTGCTGCCCGCCGGGGTCGCGGTCCTGGTCGCCGCGTTCACCCTCGCGGCCGCACCGACCGGCCTGATGTGTGTGGCGGCGTTGCTCGCCGGTATCCGCCCGCTGATCTGGATCGTGGTGCGCAAGCGGCGCCAGTTCGCCGAGCAGGGCGGAAAGTGGTGGGCCACACTGCCGTTGCTGGCCCCCATCGCGGCGGCCGGGGTGCTCGTGCTCATTGTGGTGTACAGCGATCAGACGTTCGCGGGCATCCAGGAGGCGAACCGGGTGCGTCAGGTCACCGGGCCCAACCTCGCCTGGTACGAGGACTACCTGCGCTACTACTACCTGTTCGTGGAGACCGTCGACGGTTCGCTGTCGCGCCGCTTCGCGTTCCTGGTGATGCTGCTGTGCCTGTTCACCACCATGCTGGTGCTGTTGCGGCGCAGGCGGGTGCCCGGTATCGCGAGCGCGCCGACCTGGCGGTTGATGGGCGTCGTGTTCGGCACCATCTTCTTCATGATGTTCAACCCGACCAAGTGGACGCACCACTTCGGCGCGTACGCGGGCATCGCCGGTTCGCTGGCCGCGGTGACCGCGGTCGCGGTGTCGGCCTCGGCCCTGCGGGCGCGCAAGAACCGGGCGATCTTCCTGGCCGGGCTGTTGTTCGTGCTCGCGCTGGCGTTCTCCGGCATCAACGGCTACTGGTACGTGTCCAGCTTCGGTGTGCCGTGGTTCGACAAGCGCATCTCGCTGCACGGCTACCAGTCGAACACCTTGATGCTCGGCCTGTTCGGGCTGGCGCTCGCGTTGGTCGCCTGGCACTCGCTGCGCGAGGGTTACGCGAAGCCGGAGGCCTCGCCACGGTCGGCGCGCGGCAAACGGATTCGCAAGTTCGCCGCGATCCCGCTCACCGTCGTCGCCGCGCTGATGGTCGCGCTCGAGGTGCTCTCGCTGGTCAAGGGCGCGGTCTCGCAGTACCCCGCGTACTCGCTGGCGCGTTCGAACCTCGACGCGCTCGGCGGCAACAGTTGCGGCCTCGCCAATGACGTTCTGGTGGAAGCGGATCCGAACGGCGGCCGGTTGCAGCCGCTCCCCGATCCGGCGCTCGCCGATGCGAGCGATCCGCTGGCCGGCGTCGACCCGGTCGGGTTCGATCCGAACGGCGTGCCCAACGATCTGTCCGCCGACAGTGTCGAGGTGAAGCCGGGCACCGGCAATACCTCGACCCAGTCGGTCGGCGCCGCGTTCGCCGAGGGGCAGAGCGCGGGCACCGGCGGCGGCCAGGGCGCGCGTGGCGTCAACGGCAGTACCGTGGCGCTGCCGTTCGGGCTGGACCCGGCGACCACGCCGATCCTCGGCAGCTACCAGAACGGCGTGCAGCAGCCCGCGCATCTCACCTCGAGCTGGTACGGGCTCTCGCCGCGGTCGGCGGACAGCCCCCTCGTGGTGATCAGCGCGGCGGGGCGCATCCTGTCCGTCGACGACACCGGGGACACCCGCTACGGGCAGTCGCTGACCGTCGACTACGGCAGGAAGCTGCCCGACGGCAGCGTCGAGAAGCTCGGCACCTACCTGCCGCGCGATATCGGCCCGTTCCCGTCCTGGCGTAACCTGCGCGTCCCGCTCGCCGAGATCGCGCCGGAGGCCGACGCGGTCCGCATCGTCGCCAACGATCCGATCCTGATCGGTGACCAGTGGCTGGCGTTCACCCCGCCGCGGATGCCGAAGTTGCAGTCGCTCAACACCTTCATCGGTTCCGAGCAGCCCGTGCTCGAGGACTGGGCGGTCGGTCTCCAGTTCCCCTGCCAGCGTC